In the genome of Candidatus Krumholzibacteriota bacterium, the window GCAGCCCGTCTGGCGCTACGACAAGCCCGACCCGGGGCGCTTCCGCGAGTTCCTGCAGTTCGACATCGACACGGTCGGCGCGACCTCCCGCGCGGCCGACGCCGAGATCGTCGCGGCGATGCACGACTGTCTCGAGGCCCTGGGCCTCGCATTCCGTATCCGCTACAGCAGCCGCAACGTGATGAACGCGCTCGTCGCGCTCCTCGGGCTCGACGCCGGCATGGTGAAGCCGGTGCTCAGGATCATCGACAAGCTCGACAAGCAGGGGATCGAGAACGTCAAGCTCGAGCTCGGCCCGGGCCGCACCGACGAATCCGGCGCCGTGATCGAGGGCCTCGGCCTCGGCGACGAGCGGATCGCCACGATCGAGCGCTTCCTCGCCATCCGCGGCGAGACGCGCGCCGCCACGATCGACGAGGTGCGGGCGATGCTGGGGGACGCCGAGGGGGCCGACACCGGGGTCGCCGACCTCGCCGACATCGACCGCTTCCTCACGGCGATGGGGATCGCCGACGAGCGCGTCGTCGTCGATCCGTCGATCGCCCGCGGCCTCGACTACTACACGGGGCCCGTCTTCGAGGCCGTTTTGACGGACGCGAAGCTCGAGCGTTTCGGCTCGGTCATGGGCGGCGGCCGCTACGACGGGCTCATCGAGGTATTCACCGGCGAGCGAACGCCGGCCACCGGCGCCTCGATCGGCGTCGACCGGCTTTTCTCGGCGATGCAGACGGCCGGCCTGATCGAAATGAAACCCTCGACCGCCGACGTCATCGTGACGGTGATGGACCGGAAGGAGATCGTCCGCTACGGAACGATCGCCGTCGAGCTCCGCCGGGCGGGATTCAACACGGAGCTCTACCTCGGCAACCAGAAATCGATCGGCAAGCAGCTCAAGTACGCCGACCGGCAGATGATCCCCGTGGCGGTCATCGCCGGCTCGAACGAGTTCGAGCGCGGCGAGGTCTCGATCAAGGACCTGCGCGTGATCAAGGAGACGACCGTCGAGATCGAGGAGCGCAGCGAGTGGGTGGAGAAGAAGGTCGGCCAGGTCACGGTGAAGCAAACAAAGATGGTCGCCGAGATCCGGCGGATGCTGTCGGCCCGAACGGAACGGAGAGAGGACTGATGAGCGACACGGTGCATCTCGACGGGAAGAGCCTGGCGATCGAGGACGTCCTGGACATCGCCGCCGGGCGCAAACGGGCGGTTTTCGCGAGGGGCGTGGAAACGAAGATCGCCCGGTTCCGGCAGGGTCTCGAACGCCAGCTCGTCGAGCGGCCCGACATCCGGATGTACGGGATCAACGTGGGATGCGGCGATCTCAAGGACACCGACATCTCCCCCGCCGCCTTCGAGGAGTACCAGGAGCGCTACATCAAGGCGCACAACTGCGCCACCGGCCGGCCGATTTCCGTCGAGGCGGCCAGGGCGATGCTCGTCGTCCGTCTCAACTCCTTCGCGAAGGGGCATTCGGGGGTGCGCCCGGAGACCTGCCGGCTCATGCTCGAGATGATAAACCGCGACGTCGTCCCCGAGATCCTCGAGGAGGGCTCGGTGGGGGCGAGCGGCGATCTCGTCCCGCTGGCGATGGTCGGCGCGGTGATGCTCGGCCTGCCGCAGGCGAAGGCCTACCACGAAGGCAGGCGGATGAGCGCGCGGCGGGCCCTCGAGGCGGCCGGGCTCGAGCCGATCCGCCTCGGCGCCAAGGAGGCGATGGCGATCACCAACGGGACGACCTTCATGGCAGCCCTCGGCATCTTCGCCCTGCGCGACGCCGAGCGCCTCATGGAGACGGCGACCGCGGCCGCCGCGCTCTCGCTCGAGGCGATCCGCGGCGAGAAGGACGCCTTCGCCACGCTGATCCACAACGCGCGCCCCCATCCCGGCCAGAAGCGGACGGCCGCCGCGATCCGCAGGCTCGTCGCCGGCTCCCGCCGGATGACCGCCGTCTCCCAGCGCTACCGCTGGGGAAACGGCGAGGAGGACGCCCGCCCGGATACCGACCACATCCACGAGACCGGGCGCGTCCGGGTCCAGGATCGCTACAGCTTCCGCTGCGTCCCCCAGGTGCACGGCCCGGTCCTCGAGGCGATCGACACGCTGCGCGACGTCCTCTCGATCGAGATCAACAGCGCCGTCGACAATCCCCTCGTCACCGTCGACCGTCGCGGCCGCTTCCGCTCGGTGAGCGGTGGCAATTTCCACGGCCAGCCCCTGGCCGTCGCCTTCGACCTGCTCAAGCTCGCCCTCGCCTCCGCGGGGCTCCTCTCCAACAAGCGCACCTTCTCGATGCTCGACCGGTTCCAGAGCTACGGGCTGCCGCAGGATCTCGCCGCCGACCCCGCCGCCGGCGACACGGGGCTCATGCTCGCCCAGTACGCCGCCGCGGCGCGCGCGGCCGAATCGCGCGTCCTCTCGACGCCCGCCTCGGTGACGTCGATCTCGACGTCGGCGAACCAGGAGGATTTCGTGTCGATGGGATCGATCGGGGCGCTCCACCTGGGCAAGGTGATCTACAACACGCAGGTGATCGTCGGGGTCGAGCTCCTCTGCGCCCTGCGGGCGCTGCAGATGAGCGAGGGATGGCTCCCCGAGAAACTCCGGGGGCTCGGGAAGGGGACGACGCCCCTCTACCGCTACCTCGACGCGCTTTTGCCGCCCGTCGACGGCGACCACTACCTCAAGACCGACATCGACGCCGTTGTCGCCGAGGTCCGCGCCGGCACCCTGACGGGGCTCTCCGGCGAGTGACGCGCGGACGGCCGGTCTCTACCCCGGCAGCACCGTCCCGTCGATCCTGACCGTCACGTCGGCCATCGGCACGATGCGGCCCGAGGCAGCCACCGCGTCCTTCACGAGGTTCACGATCCCGTTGCAGCAGGGCACTTCCATGTGCGCCACCGTCACCGAGCGGATCCCGGCGGTGCGGAAGATCTCCGCGAGCTTCTCGCGGTAGCGCGACGTGTCGTCGAACTTCGGGCAGCCGACCAGCAGCACCCGCCCGGCGAGGAGTTCCTCGTGGAAGCCGGCGTGGGCGAAGGGCACGCAATCGGCGGCGACGAGCAGGTCGGCACCGCGGAGAAAGGGAGCGTTCGGGGGAACGAGGTTGATCTGCACCGGCCACTGCCGGAGGGCGCTGTGCCGGAAACCGCTTCCCGGCACGGGGTCATGCGGTGGGGCGTCCGGCGGCACGGCGGCGTTCTCGCGGCGGTCGACGATCTTCGCGCCGGGGCATCCCCCGTGGAGCCCGCGACCGCCATCGCGCGGCGCCGCGAATCCCTCCGGCACCGCGATCCCCTTCTCGCCGAGACAGGCGATCGCCTCGGCGAGGAGATCGTCCTGCCCGTGGCCCTGCAGGTGCTCGAGATGCGCGCGGATCGTGTTCGCGCCGTGGGGGATGACGTTCTCCATCACCCGGCGCTCGTCGTAGGGCCCGGCCTCGCGCTCCTCGACCTCGATCGCCCCCTCGGGGCAATGGCCGATGCAGGCGCCCAGGCCGTCGCAGAAGAGGTCGCTCACGAGCCGCGCCGTGCCGTCGATGATCTGCAGGGCGCCCTCCGGGCAGTTCGGCACGCACTCGCCGCACCCGGTGCATTTCTCCTCGTCGATCCTGATCATCTCCCTGCGCATCCCGCGCTCCTTTCGGTCGGCGCCCCGCGCGCCGTTCAGCCGGTCGGCCGGTCAGTAGACGCCCTCGAACTCGGCCAGCTTCGTCGCGGCGAGATGCCTGCCGACCATGCGGTTGATCGAGGCGACGAGGTCGCCCATGATGCAAACGTCGCCCATGCACCCCGGCGTTCCCATGAGACAGTCGCTCGGCCTGAGCGGCCCGTCGATCGTCTCGAAGACCTCGAGCAGCGTGATGTCGCCGGCGGGACGTGCCAGTTCGAATCCGCCCCCCGGCCCCCGCCTCGCCTTCACGAGCCCGGAGCGGGCGAGCCGCTGCAGGACCTTTGCGAGATGATGCTCGGAGGCGCCGATCGTTTCGGCCAGTTCCCGCACCGAGTGGAACTCGCCCCCGCGGCTGGCGAGGAGCGCCATCGAATGCAGCGCCAGCGAGGCCGCTTCCGATATGTTCAGCACGCTTCTCATTGCCTTCCTCCTCTTATGGTATTACGGTACTCATATACCAATATATACGTGGAGTTCCCTCCTGTCAAGAACGTCCCGCGAGGACATGAAGGGATGCCGCCCGGCAACCGGCGCGCGACCGGGCGCGGATCAGACGACGCCCTCGACCATCGGCGGCAGGTCGGCGATGCGCTTCGCGACGGCAGCGCCGAGCGCGCGGCAGCCGAGGAGCGCCTCGGTGTCGGGAACGTACTTCACCCGTACCCCCTCGGCGGCCTTCTCGACCTTCATCTCGTCGAGCCATCCCTCGAGGAGCTTCACCGCCTCGCCGCTCCAGCCGTACGACCCGAAAGCGCCGCCGACGAGGCCCTTCGGCTTGAGCCCCTTCAGGTAGGTGAGGATGTCGGCCAGGGCGGGAAAGATCGTGTTGTTGAGGGTCGGCGACCCGACGACGAGGGCGCCGGCATCGAGGATCTCGGTGGCGATGTCGCTGCGGTGCGTGCCGCGGGCGCTCATGATCCGCACGCAGGCGCCGTTCGAGGAGAGGCCGTCGGCGACGGCCCTCGCCATCGTTTGCGTACTCCCCCACATCGTGTCGTAGAGGATGACGGCCTTGCGCTTCCGCTCGCGGCCGGCCCACCGGCGGTAGAGCGCGAGGATCCGGTCGATCTTCGAGCGCCAGACGGGGCCGTGGTCGGGGGCGATCACGTCGATGTCGAGACCGAGCGACTCGATCCGGTCGAGTACCTTCCCCGTGATGTGCGCGAAGGGCAAAAGGATGTTGGCGAAGTACTTCGCCGCCTCCTGCTCGAGGACGAGATCGGGGATCTGGTCGTCGAAGCGCTCGCACGAGGCCAGGTGCATCCCGAAGCCGTCCTGCGAGAAGAGGACCCTGTCGGCGTCGAGCCAGGAGACCATGCTGTCGGGCCAGTGCAGCATCCGCGTCTCGACGCAGGTCAGCGACATGTTCCCCAGGTCGATCGACCCCCCGTCGGAAACCGCCTCGACCGGCAGGCCGGCGTGGAAATGCTCCTCGATCGCCTCTGCGCCCTTGGCCGACGCGTAGAGCCGCTCCGGCCCGATCGCGCGGACCGTCTCGACGAGGCAGCCTGAGTGGTCCATCTCGGAGTGGTTGGAGACGATCGTGTCGATCCCCGAGGGATCGGTCACCGAGGCGATGCGCGCCATCATCTCGTCCCTGAACGGCTTCTTGACCGTGTCGATCAGCGTCACGCGGTCGGCCATGACGAGGTAGGCGTTGTACGTGCTCCCCCGGTGCGTGGAATATCCGTGGAAGTCCCTGATGTCCCAGTCGATGGCGCCGACCCACCAGACGTGTTCTGTCACGGGGATCGCGCGGAAGATTTCCTTCATCCCGTCGCCTTTCTGCTGACGTCCACGGTACAGGATACACGCTTCACGCGCCGAACGCCACATCGAGGATCATCATCAGCACGAATCCGCCGATCGCACCCATCGTGGCGATGTCGGTGTTTCCCTCGCTCTGCGACTCGGGGACGACCTCCTCGACGACGACGAAGATCATCGCGCCGGCGGCGAAGCCGAGCGCGTACGGCAGGATCGCTCGCGAGGAGAGGACGGCCAGGGCGCCCGCGACTCCGGCGATCGGCTCGACGATGCCCGAGAGCTGCCCGTACCAGAAGGCGCGCAGCCGCGACATGCCCTCCCGCCTGAGCGGCATCGAGACGGCCGTCCCCTCGGGGAAGTTCTGGATGCCCATGCCGACGGCGAGGGCGACGGCCCCGGCCAGCGTCGCCGGCCCGATGCCGGCCGCCGCGGCGCCGAAGGCCACGCCGACGGCGAGCCCCTCGGGGATGTTGTGCAGCGTGATCGCGAGGACGAGGAGCGTGCTCCTCCGCCACGTGGTGCCGATCCCCTCCGCGTCCGCCGTCGCCATCCGCGGATGCACGTGCGGCAGGATGCGATCGACGACGCGCAGGACGATCGCGCCGAGGAGGAAGCCGGCGGCGGCGGGGAACCACGAGGGAAGAGGGCCTTCCCCGCTCATCTCGAGCGCCGGCGCGAGAAGCGACCAGAAGCTCGCTGCGATCATGACGCCGGCCGCCACGCCGAGCATCGCGTCGAGGACCCGCCGCTCGATGTCGCGCCCGGCGAAGACGACCGCCGCCCCCGCGGCGGTCATGAGCCAGGTGAAGCAGGTCGCGATGAGCGCCTGCGTGACGGGGTGGAATCCCCGGAGCAGTTCGGCCATGTTTTCTCCTCGTCGCCGGCGGCCGCGGAAATCGGCCTACCTGAATCCGTCCATGATCCTTGCGAGCGCCGCCGTGTCGTGCTCGCGGCCGACGAGCGGTCCGTCGCGGAGGACGGGAACGCGCTGCTCGAAGGGCGCGCGATCGCCCCGGAAGAAGACGCCCACGGGGATGCGGTCACCCCATTCGCGCGCCCGCGCCGCCGCCGCCTCGCGATCGGAGGGATCGTGATCGCCGCCGAGCTCGTAGACGCGCTTCTTGTACCAGGCGAAGGTGTTGATCCTGTTGAACGAAACGCACGGCTGGAGCACGTCGACGAGCGCGAAGCCGGGGTGGCGCACCGCCTCGGCGACGACCCGAGCGAGATGGTCGGGCATCCCGCTGAAGGAACGGGCGACGAAATTGGCGTGCATCGCGATCGCGATCGAGAGGGGATCGAACCGCTCGCTCGTCACGCCCCCCGGCTGGGCCTTGGTCACGAGCCCCTCGGCCGAGGTCGGGCTCGCCTGTCCCTTCGTCAAACCGTAGATCTGGTTGTCGTGCACGATCATCGTGATCCCGATGTTGCGCCGGATGGCGGCGAGGAAATGGTTGCCCCCCTCGCCGTAGCAGCAGCCGTCGCCGCTCTCGACGATCACCTCGAGGCGGGGATCGGCGAGCTTCGCCCCCGTCGCCGCCGGCAGCGCGCGCCCGTGCAGCCCGTCGAAGACGTTGACGTCCAGGTAGTGCGGCGCCTTGGCAGCCTGGCCGATCCCGGAGACGAAGAGGACCTCGCGGGGGGCGATCCCCGCCGCGGCGAGGCCGTTCTTGACCCCCTCGAGCAGCTGGAAGTTGCCGCAGCCCGGACACCAGGCCGTCTCGTGCGATCCGAAATCCTCAGGCGTCACCATGGCCGAGCCCCCTCAGGATGAAGCCGGGCGTGATCGGCAGCCCGTCGTACCGGTTGATCCGTTCACCGAACGCGAATCCCGTCTCGCGCCGGACGAGCCCGGCGAACTGTCCCGCGGCGTTCCCCTCGACGCAGACGGCGCGCGGGGCCGCCTCGAGCGCGGGCAGGAACGCCTCCGCGACAAGCGGCCAGACCTGCGAAAAGTGCATCACGGCGGCCGGCGTGCCCGACGCGCTGATCGTTTCGGCGGCCTCGACGGCCGCGCCGCGCGTCGACCCCCAGCAGACGATGAAAAGCTCCGGGCGCTCGTCGCCGATCAACTCGGGCGGCGCCGCCTCCGCACGTATCCCCTGTCCTTTCCGCAGGCGCTTCCCGTGCTGCAGGACCCGCGCCTCGAGGTTTTCGGTGAGATGACCGTCCGCGGTGTGCTCGTCGCTGTCGGCGACCACGATGTGCCCGCCCGCGCCGGGCGTGAGCCGCGGGGACACCCCATCCCCGGTGACGCGGTAACGCTCGTATGGCGTCTCGACCGACGCCGGATCGGCGCCAACCCGCACGGCGGGGAGTCGCTCGATGTCGAAGGGCTCGACCGCGCGGAGGGAATCGGCGAGGAACTGGTCGGTGAGAAGGAACATCGGACCCTGCCAGCGCTCGGCCGACTCGACGGCGCGCCGCGCGAGGTGGAAGCACTGCTCGACGGTGCCGGGAGCCCAGATCGCCCGAGGGAACTCGCCGTGCCCCGCATACAGGACGAAATCGAGGTCGGCCTGCTCGGTGCGGGTCGGCAGCCCCGTCGCCGGTCCGGGCCGCTGCGCGACGACGACGACGAGGGGGGTCTCGGTGGCCCCGGCGAGGCTCACTCCCTCCTGCATGAGGGCGAACCCGCCTCCCGAGGTGGCGGTCATCGCCGTCGCGCCGGCGAAGGAGGCACCGATCGCCATGTTGACCGCCGCGATCTCGTCCTCGGCCTGCTCGACGACGATCCCGGCGCGTTCGGCCATGCCGATGAGGGTCAGCGGAACCGAGGTCGCCGGCGTCATCGGGTAGAAGGAGCAGAACCGCACGCCCGCCGAGGCCGCCCCGAGGGCGATCGCCTGGTTGCCGTTCATGACGAGCCGGTTCGTCCCGCCCGGCGCCGCCGGCAAGGAGAGGGCGCCGCCGCCCCGCGCCGCGCCCCGGTCGAAGCCGGCGTAAAAGGCCTCCCGGTTCGCTTGGGCGACCTCCGCCCCCTTCTTCTTCTCGAACGCGTGCGCGACCGTCTCCGCCGCCTCGGCGCGGTCGAGACCGAGAAGCGCGCAGAGGACGCCCAGGGCGACGGTCCCCCGCACGATCCCGCCCGGGAGCTCGTCGAAGGGAACGGCGAACAGGCCCTCGCCGTCGCCGGCACCTTCCGCGTCGGCCCGGTCGGCCACGATGACGCCCCCCTCGCGCATCTCCTCGCGGTGGATCGCGATCGACGGGGCGTCCAGACAGAGCAGCAGATCGACCCTCTCGTCGGGGGCGTGGATCTTTCCGGCGGAGGCCCGGACGGCGAAGGTATTGTGCCCTCCCCGGATGCGCGACATGTAGCTCTGCGTGACGACGATGCGATACCCCGCCCGGACGAGGATCCTCGCGAAAAGCCCGCCGAGGGTCTGCAGGCCCTGCCCCGCCTCTCCCGCGATCAGCGTATTGACGACTCGTTCATTCACCGGTCACCTCCCGCCGCCGGCCGGCGGCCCGCATGCGTTCCGCTCCCCCGACGAACGAGGGGGAGGCCGCCCGGCCTCCCCCGTTCCGTCGATGAACACCCGATCCCGTCGCGTCGCGGGAAAGCTACTCGCCTTCCCCCTTCGCCGGCGGCATCGTGTAGGTACGGGAGCCGAGCTCGCGGTCGATCATCAGCAGCGCGTGCCCCGCCTTGCCCGCCATCTCGAGGAGCTGGACGTTGCGGGAGGCGTTGGACTCCTCCTCGACCTGCTCGTCGACGAACCACTGGAGCATGCTCTTCGAGGCGTAGTCCTTCTCGGCGTTCGCCAGCGTGACGAGCGCCTCGATCTTGCCCGTGATGAACTGCTCGTGCTTCAGGGCCGCCTTGAAGGCATCGAGGGGCGATGCCCAGACGTTCTCCGGCTTCTCGATGGCGAGCAGCTCGACCTTCCCGTCGCGCTCGTGGATGTGATCGAAGAACTTCATCGCGTGCTCCATCTCCTCCATGGCCTGCACGCGCATCCACTGGCCCATCCCGTCGAACCCCTGCTCGTGGAAATACGAGGCCATGGAGAGATAGAGGTACGCGGAGAACATCTCGTGCTGTATCTGCTGGTTGAACGCGTCTCGCACCTTCTTCCTGATCATCGGCTACTCCTTCTTCCAGAGACCGTGGACATTGCAGTACTCCCGCGCCTGGACGCTGGCGGCCTTCACGTGGAAGACCGCCTCGGGAGCGTCGCCGGGATTCAGGAACTGCCGGCAGGCGTGCCCGTCGGCGACCAGCTCGATCCACTCGATCCAGTGCTTCTCCTCCATCGGGTGAGGCGTCGAGCCGACCGTCACCTTGTAGCCCCCGTCGATCTTCTCGATGACGGGAACGTGCTTCTCGGTGGCCTGGTCGGCGGTCTTCGCCTCCATGAGCTTCATCGGCTCGGCGCAGCAGACGAGCTGCCCTGGCCCCTCGTGCAGCACCTCGACGATGTTTCCGCATTTGTCGCACTTGTAGATCTGTCGTTTCCTGGTCATCTGTCTCCCCCTTCCGTGGCTGAGAATCGAACCTTCACGAATACGAACGGTGTATGGCGACGGCCGCCCGGCGCTACCAGTTCTCGCCGAGCAGCTCGAAGTATGCCTGCGGGTGCGCGCATGCCGGACAGCGCTCGAGCGCCTCCGTGCCGGTGTGGACGTAGCCGCAGTTGCGGCAGCGCCAGGCGACCGTCGCGTCGCGCCTGAAGACGCGCCCCGCCTCGATGTTGGCGAGGAGCTCGCGGTACCGCTTCTCGTGCTGCTTCTCGGCGACGGAGACCGCGTCGAACACGTCGGCGATGTGCTCGAACCCCTCGTCGCGGGCGATCTGCGAAAAGCCGGGGTACATCTCCGACCACTCGTTCTCCTCGCCCTCGGCCGCCTCCCTGAGGTTGTCGGCCGTGGAGGAGATGCAACCGGCGGGGAAGACGCCCGCGACCTCGGCCATCCCGCCCTCGAGGAACTTGAAGAAACGCTTGGCGTGCTCTTTCTCCTGCTCGGCCGTCTCGGCGAAGATGTCGGCGATCTGCACGTACCCCTCCTTGCGCGCCTGGGACGCGAAGTAGGTGTAGCGGTTCCTCGCCTGGGACTCCCCCGCGAACGCGGTGAGGAGATTCCTTTCCGTCTGCGTTCCCTTGATCGACATGCTCCGGCTCCTTTCGTGTCGTGGTGGATGGGTCGACTGTACTACGTCCGGCCTCGCCGGACAAGAACGTTCATGATCATTCCTTCTTCGGCGGCGCCGCGCCGGCGAAGCGGTACCCGAGCTCCTCGACGGCCCGCTTCATCGCCTCGACGTCGAGATCGGCCCCCGTCACGATCGCTTCGGCCCTCCCGAGATCGACCGCCGCGGCCGAGACCCCCGGCGTCTCGAGCAGCGCCCGGCGGACGCTCCGCACGCAGTGCTCGCATGTCATCCCCTCCACCCGCAGCGCGAGCGTCCTTCCTCCAGCGGACGACACCGCCCTTCCGGCGCGCGAGCGGCAGAAGAAGGAGCAGGCGACGACGCCGGCGAGCAGGACGGCCGCTGCCGTCCTGACCGCGCCGGGAATCATCCAGGGCATCGCGGCGCCCGGCTCGGCGCCGGTCTCCGCGAGGAGGAAATCGAGCAGCAAGCCGGCGCCGAGGGCCGAGAAGGCGACCGTCCCGAGATAGATCATCGCCGTTCGCCGCCCCATGATCTTCCAGACCGTCGCCACGGTGGCCGCGTTCGTGGCCGGCCCGGTCATCAGGAAGACGAGCGCCGCTCCGGGCGACACCCCCTTGGCGATGAGCGCGGCGGCGATCGGCACCGACGCCGTCGCGCAGACGTAGACGGGAATGCCCGCCGCCATGAGGACGAGCATCGAGACGACCCCCCCGCCGAGCGCGCCGGCGAAGAAATCGTCGGGGACGACCGCCGCGATGACGCCGGCGACGATGACGCCGAGGACGAGCGCCCGGTTGATGTCCCGCGGCAGGGCGACGAATCCGTACCGCATCGCGTCGCCGAAGTTGCCGCCGGCGTCCGGGGCGCAGGAGCCTCCGGCGCAGACGGGCCCGGCGGACGGGGCCTCGCGCTTCTCGTCGCCGCCGAAGAGGGTCACGAGCCCGCCGCCGAGCACGCCGCTCGCGAACGCGACGAGGGGCCGGAAGACCGCGAAGACGGGCCCGAGCAGACTCAGGGTCACCATGATGCTGTCGACACCGGTCTGCGGAGTCGAGATCAGGAAGGAGGTCGTCGCGCCCCGCCCCGCGCCGTGGCGACGCAGGGAGGCGGAGACGGGGATGACGCCACAGGAGCAGAGCGGCAGGGGTACGCCGAAGAGGGCCGCCTTGACGACCTGCGAAAGCCCCCGGCCGCCGAGGTGGCGCTCGACCGCCTCGGGTCGGATGAGGATCGAGAGGATGCCCGCCACGAAAAAGCCGAAGAGCAGGTAGGGGGACATCTCGCGGAGCGTCTCCCAGACGGCGCCGAGGATCTCGAACAACATGCC includes:
- a CDS encoding rubrerythrin family protein codes for the protein MSIKGTQTERNLLTAFAGESQARNRYTYFASQARKEGYVQIADIFAETAEQEKEHAKRFFKFLEGGMAEVAGVFPAGCISSTADNLREAAEGEENEWSEMYPGFSQIARDEGFEHIADVFDAVSVAEKQHEKRYRELLANIEAGRVFRRDATVAWRCRNCGYVHTGTEALERCPACAHPQAYFELLGENW
- a CDS encoding permease is translated as MAGMLFEILGAVWETLREMSPYLLFGFFVAGILSILIRPEAVERHLGGRGLSQVVKAALFGVPLPLCSCGVIPVSASLRRHGAGRGATTSFLISTPQTGVDSIMVTLSLLGPVFAVFRPLVAFASGVLGGGLVTLFGGDEKREAPSAGPVCAGGSCAPDAGGNFGDAMRYGFVALPRDINRALVLGVIVAGVIAAVVPDDFFAGALGGGVVSMLVLMAAGIPVYVCATASVPIAAALIAKGVSPGAALVFLMTGPATNAATVATVWKIMGRRTAMIYLGTVAFSALGAGLLLDFLLAETGAEPGAAMPWMIPGAVRTAAAVLLAGVVACSFFCRSRAGRAVSSAGGRTLALRVEGMTCEHCVRSVRRALLETPGVSAAAVDLGRAEAIVTGADLDVEAMKRAVEELGYRFAGAAPPKKE